From Salipiger profundus, a single genomic window includes:
- a CDS encoding TRAP transporter substrate-binding protein, translating to MTRKPILASTAIALLLSAGAASADTWRYAFEEAMDEVQGKFAQKFKEEVEANSDHEIQLFPFGTLGESADIMEQAQSGILQFVDQSPGFTGALIPEAQVFFVPYLLPQDTATLASFFKNSKAINEMFPPLYAEQGLELLTMFPEGEVMMTTTEPVEGPADLDEVKFRVMTNPLLVESYKAFGATPTPLPWGEVYGALQTGIIQGQENPAFFIESTKMYEVTDYITRAGHNNFTTAVMANQEFYEGLSEEEQTMIDDAISVAFDYIIDYQDGLTEESLEKIKEAKPSMTITDLSEEERQPFMDTAESVEQEFLEIGGDQAQEILDQMKADLEAAASES from the coding sequence CAAACCCATTCTTGCAAGCACGGCCATCGCACTTCTGCTGAGCGCAGGCGCAGCTTCGGCCGACACCTGGCGCTACGCCTTCGAAGAGGCGATGGACGAGGTGCAGGGCAAGTTCGCACAGAAGTTCAAGGAAGAGGTCGAGGCGAACTCGGACCACGAGATCCAGCTCTTCCCGTTCGGCACGCTCGGCGAGTCCGCCGACATCATGGAGCAGGCCCAGTCGGGCATCCTGCAGTTCGTCGACCAGTCGCCGGGCTTCACCGGCGCGCTGATCCCCGAGGCGCAGGTGTTCTTCGTGCCGTACCTGCTGCCGCAGGACACCGCGACGCTGGCGAGCTTCTTCAAGAACTCCAAGGCGATCAACGAGATGTTCCCGCCGCTCTACGCGGAGCAGGGGCTCGAGCTGCTGACCATGTTCCCCGAGGGCGAGGTCATGATGACCACGACCGAGCCGGTCGAGGGGCCCGCCGATCTTGACGAGGTCAAGTTCCGCGTGATGACCAACCCGCTGCTGGTGGAAAGCTACAAGGCCTTCGGCGCGACGCCGACGCCGCTGCCGTGGGGCGAGGTCTACGGCGCGCTGCAGACCGGCATCATCCAGGGCCAGGAGAACCCGGCGTTCTTCATCGAGTCCACAAAGATGTACGAGGTGACCGACTACATCACCCGCGCCGGCCACAACAACTTCACCACCGCGGTGATGGCCAACCAGGAGTTCTACGAGGGGCTCTCGGAAGAAGAGCAGACGATGATCGACGACGCGATCAGCGTGGCCTTCGACTACATCATCGACTACCAGGACGGCCTGACCGAGGAATCGCTCGAGAAGATCAAGGAGGCCAAGCCCTCCATGACGATCACCGACCTCAGCGAGGAAGAGCGCCAGCCCTTCATGGACACGGCGGAATCGGTCGAGCAGGAGTTCCTCGAGATCGGTGGCGATCAGGCGCAGGAAATCCTCGACCAGATGAAGGCGGACCTCGAGGCGGCGGCCTCCGAGAGCTGA
- a CDS encoding TRAP transporter small permease: MKPDEKRAPATDPDVLADAQAPAVDGDDIDDSQYVSGLPGFLGVIDVAIARIEAILLAIGVLLMALNTMANVVMRYVLGQSLFFSEELNQALIILITFAGISYAARHGRHIRMSAIFDALPPKPRKALMVLIAAVTAAAMFLLTWYSVEYVMNQASRGRLLPALQIPVWYIIVWAPLGFFLTGLQYTLTALKNLLQKDIWLSTSTLEGYDDTGEEEV; the protein is encoded by the coding sequence ATGAAGCCTGATGAAAAACGCGCGCCTGCAACCGATCCGGACGTGCTGGCAGACGCGCAGGCCCCGGCGGTCGATGGTGACGACATCGATGATTCCCAGTATGTCTCCGGCCTTCCGGGCTTTCTCGGCGTGATCGACGTGGCCATCGCCCGCATCGAGGCGATCCTGCTGGCCATCGGGGTGCTGCTGATGGCGCTCAACACCATGGCCAACGTGGTGATGCGCTACGTGCTCGGGCAGAGCCTCTTCTTTTCCGAGGAGCTGAACCAGGCGCTGATCATCCTGATCACATTCGCCGGCATCTCCTACGCCGCGCGCCACGGGCGCCACATCCGCATGTCGGCGATCTTCGATGCGCTTCCGCCGAAGCCGCGCAAGGCGCTGATGGTGCTGATCGCCGCGGTGACGGCGGCGGCGATGTTCCTGCTGACGTGGTACTCGGTCGAATACGTGATGAACCAGGCCTCGCGCGGGCGCCTGTTGCCGGCGCTGCAGATCCCTGTCTGGTACATCATCGTCTGGGCGCCGCTCGGGTTCTTCCTGACCGGGCTCCAGTACACGCTGACCGCGCTCAAGAACCTGCTTCAAAAAGACATCTGGCTCTCCACCTCGACGCTGGAAGGCTACGACGACACCGGCGAAGAGGAGGTCTGA
- a CDS encoding TRAP transporter large permease has translation MSLAIFGTMIVLLLMGFPMMIPLIAGSLIGFIGLFGGLGQLDTMVQQILAGIRPASLIAVPMFIFAADIMTRGQSASRLIDLVMSFVGHLKGGLAVSTATACTLFGAVSGSTQATVVAVGGPLRPRMLKAGYKDSFVLALIVNSSDIAFLIPPSIGMIIYGVVSGTSISELFIAGIGPGVLILVLFSIYSYIYAKRNNVPIEPKSTWGERGTAIRRALWPLGFPVIIVGGIYGGIFSPTEAAAACVLYALLLEMVIFREMNLKQLYATAKSTGLITAVVFILVGAGAAFSYVISFAQIPQQVLGAIGIDEMGQYGVLFTISIAFFVGCMFVDPIVVILIFVPIFAPVVQSVGLDPVLVGTIITLQVAIGSATPPFGCDIFTAIAVFKRPYAEVVKGTPPFIFMLVGVAVLLIFFPQIALFLRDLAFAK, from the coding sequence ATGAGCCTCGCCATTTTCGGCACCATGATCGTGCTTCTGCTTATGGGCTTCCCGATGATGATCCCGCTCATCGCCGGGTCGCTCATCGGCTTCATCGGGCTCTTCGGCGGGCTCGGGCAACTCGACACGATGGTGCAGCAGATCCTTGCCGGCATTCGCCCGGCAAGCCTCATCGCCGTGCCGATGTTCATCTTCGCCGCCGACATCATGACCCGTGGCCAGTCGGCCAGCCGGCTGATCGACCTGGTGATGTCCTTCGTGGGCCATCTCAAGGGCGGGCTCGCGGTCTCGACCGCTACGGCCTGCACGCTTTTCGGGGCGGTCTCCGGCTCGACACAGGCGACCGTGGTCGCCGTGGGCGGCCCGCTGCGTCCCCGGATGCTGAAAGCCGGCTACAAGGACAGCTTCGTGCTCGCGCTGATCGTCAACAGTTCGGACATCGCCTTCCTGATCCCGCCTTCGATCGGCATGATCATCTACGGCGTGGTCTCCGGCACCTCGATTTCCGAGCTCTTCATCGCCGGCATCGGGCCGGGGGTGCTGATCCTCGTGCTGTTCTCGATCTACTCCTACATCTATGCCAAGCGGAACAACGTGCCGATCGAACCGAAATCGACCTGGGGAGAACGGGGCACCGCGATCCGTCGCGCGCTCTGGCCGCTGGGGTTCCCGGTCATCATCGTCGGCGGCATCTACGGCGGGATCTTCTCGCCGACCGAGGCCGCGGCCGCCTGCGTGCTCTACGCGCTGCTGCTCGAGATGGTCATCTTCCGCGAAATGAACCTCAAACAGCTCTACGCCACCGCCAAGTCGACGGGGTTGATCACCGCGGTCGTCTTCATCCTCGTGGGGGCAGGGGCGGCGTTCTCCTACGTCATCAGCTTCGCGCAGATCCCGCAGCAGGTGCTCGGCGCCATCGGCATCGACGAGATGGGGCAGTATGGCGTGCTCTTCACCATCTCCATCGCCTTCTTCGTGGGCTGCATGTTCGTCGACCCGATCGTGGTGATCCTGATCTTCGTGCCGATCTTCGCGCCGGTGGTGCAATCGGTGGGTCTCGACCCGGTGCTGGTGGGCACGATCATCACGCTTCAAGTCGCCATCGGCTCGGCCACGCCGCCCTTCGGCTGCGACATCTTCACCGCCATCGCCGTGTTCAAACGCCCCTACGCCGAGGTCGTGAAGGGCACGCCGCCCTTCATCTTCATGCTCGTCGGCGTCGCGGTGCTTCTCATCTTTTTCCCGCAGATCGCGCTGTTCCTGCGTGACCTGGCTTTCGCGAAATGA